The following proteins come from a genomic window of Neptunomonas concharum:
- the rluB gene encoding 23S rRNA pseudouridine(2605) synthase RluB, whose product MSDEKLQKVLARSGYGSRREMERWVDEGRVSVNGARAKLGDRVGRNDKIEIDGHAAKIVTENESQRRVLIYNKPIGEVSTRHDPEGRSTVYDHLPPLKQGRWIAIGRLDINTSGLLIFTTDGQLANLMMHPSANIDREYAVRVLGNVTEEMIKTLKEGVLLEDGMARFTDVQYFDGEGANKWFHCVVMEGRNREVRRLWESQGVQVSRLKRVRYGSIFLPSDVKAGTWKELTHKEIKVLSNMLGLEQKKPVKMKPLEKAKYERKYKRQQIRQSVGPKKRRED is encoded by the coding sequence ATGTCTGATGAAAAGTTACAAAAAGTGTTGGCGCGCTCCGGATATGGCTCACGTCGTGAGATGGAGCGTTGGGTTGATGAAGGTCGGGTTTCGGTAAACGGAGCGCGGGCTAAGCTAGGCGATCGTGTAGGAAGAAATGATAAAATCGAAATTGATGGACATGCTGCGAAAATTGTTACTGAAAACGAAAGTCAGCGACGTGTTCTGATATATAACAAACCCATCGGTGAAGTGTCGACTCGTCATGATCCTGAAGGGCGTTCTACGGTTTATGATCATTTGCCCCCCTTAAAGCAAGGTCGTTGGATTGCTATTGGTCGGTTGGATATTAATACCAGTGGTTTGCTGATCTTTACAACAGATGGACAGCTGGCTAACTTGATGATGCACCCTTCTGCGAATATTGATCGTGAATATGCTGTTCGTGTTCTGGGTAATGTAACAGAAGAGATGATCAAAACGCTTAAAGAGGGTGTTTTGTTAGAGGATGGCATGGCTCGTTTTACTGATGTTCAGTATTTTGATGGCGAAGGTGCAAATAAGTGGTTCCACTGTGTGGTGATGGAAGGTCGTAACCGTGAAGTGCGTCGCTTATGGGAGTCTCAGGGAGTCCAGGTTAGTCGTCTTAAACGCGTGCGTTATGGCTCGATCTTTTTACCGAGTGATGTGAAAGCAGGCACATGGAAAGAGCTGACTCATAAAGAGATTAAAGTGCTTTCTAATATGCTGGGTTTAGAGCAGAAGAAACCGGTTAAAATGAAGCCGTTAGAGAAAGCAAAATATGAACGCAAATATAAGCGTCAGCAAATTCGCCAGTCGGTTGGGCCGAAAAAGCGTCGTGAAGATTAA
- a CDS encoding YciK family oxidoreductase, translating to MFEYTAPTNLLENRIILVTGAGDGIGRAAALSYASHGATVILIGKTAAKLDAVYDEIEALGGPQPAIVPLNLETATEHDYIELTNILENEFGRIDGLLHNAGILGVRTPLESYDPIIWQQVMQVNVNAAFILTQNLMPLLRRSEDASIIFTSSGVGRAGRAYWGAYSVSKFATEGMMQILADELENTTNIRTNCINPGATRTNMRAYAYPAEQPENNPEPASIMPLYLYLMGPDSKDINGQSLDAQGIYPKKL from the coding sequence ATGTTCGAATATACGGCACCTACTAACTTACTGGAAAATCGAATCATCCTAGTTACCGGTGCCGGCGATGGCATTGGACGAGCCGCTGCACTTAGCTATGCATCCCACGGCGCAACCGTCATTCTAATCGGCAAAACCGCCGCTAAACTGGATGCAGTATACGATGAAATAGAAGCCCTTGGTGGCCCACAGCCTGCTATAGTCCCGCTGAATCTTGAAACCGCCACCGAGCATGACTATATAGAATTAACCAACATATTAGAGAATGAGTTCGGCCGTATCGACGGACTGCTACACAATGCAGGAATTTTAGGGGTACGCACACCCCTTGAGTCTTACGACCCCATTATTTGGCAACAAGTGATGCAGGTGAACGTCAATGCAGCCTTTATTCTGACACAGAATCTCATGCCTCTGCTGCGCCGCTCAGAAGATGCCTCCATCATCTTTACATCTTCCGGCGTTGGTCGAGCAGGTAGGGCTTATTGGGGAGCCTACAGCGTCTCCAAATTTGCAACCGAAGGCATGATGCAGATATTGGCTGATGAACTTGAAAATACTACCAACATTCGCACCAACTGCATCAATCCCGGCGCAACACGCACCAACATGCGCGCCTATGCATACCCTGCGGAGCAACCCGAGAACAACCCAGAGCCAGCAAGCATTATGCCCTTATACCTTTACTTGATGGGTCCGGACAGCAAAGACATTAACGGTCAATCGCTAGACGCCCAAGGCATCTATCCTAAAAAGTTATAA